The proteins below come from a single Nitrosospira sp. Is2 genomic window:
- a CDS encoding aspartate aminotransferase family protein, which translates to MPIDINAIIAEGRGKNFELYEDHVNPVFVKVLRMLGFNRTWVRGEGPYLWDDTGTRYLDFLTNWGVFNFGRRHPAIRQALQQVLDSDFPGWVGFDAPPLAAALARELVNRMTPGLDTVYFSNSGTEAIEAAIKFARAYTGRPSTAHLAKAFHGLTMGALSLNGEASFRRGFEPMLPGSSEVKLGDLDGLEARLRLGDVAAFVFEPIQGKGVNIASEEYLLGAQELCRKYGTLMICDEVQSGMGRTGRFLASQWIEGFRPDMICLSKALSGGYIPVGATITRRAVYDSVYDSMHRAIVHASTFGMGNMAMAAGLASLSVLDDEKLPERAIELGARFRNGIEAMVPRFEFLKGVRQRGLMIAIEFGQPESMSLRAAWAMVNKMDENLFAQAIVLPLLDDHHILTQVAGHAMPIVKILPPLNISESDVDWFLEALEDVMIKLHKFPGPAWEVLKKLGNHALTSKRREGRVTTAS; encoded by the coding sequence ATGCCAATTGATATCAACGCCATAATTGCCGAGGGTCGTGGGAAGAACTTCGAGCTCTACGAAGACCATGTTAATCCGGTGTTCGTCAAAGTTCTGCGCATGCTCGGTTTCAATCGCACCTGGGTTCGGGGCGAAGGCCCTTATCTTTGGGACGATACCGGTACGCGTTACCTAGATTTTCTCACCAACTGGGGTGTGTTCAATTTTGGCCGTCGTCATCCCGCTATTCGCCAGGCATTGCAGCAAGTGCTGGATTCTGATTTTCCGGGTTGGGTGGGTTTCGACGCTCCGCCACTTGCGGCCGCATTGGCTCGTGAATTAGTAAATCGCATGACGCCCGGCCTGGATACTGTTTATTTCAGCAACTCTGGTACCGAAGCTATCGAGGCAGCGATCAAGTTCGCCCGGGCATATACCGGTCGGCCCTCCACTGCTCATCTTGCAAAAGCTTTCCATGGTCTCACGATGGGCGCGCTATCCTTAAACGGAGAGGCCAGTTTCCGTCGCGGATTCGAGCCCATGCTGCCAGGCAGTTCAGAGGTGAAGCTTGGTGATCTGGATGGTCTGGAGGCGCGTCTGAGGCTAGGCGATGTCGCAGCCTTCGTTTTTGAGCCAATCCAGGGTAAAGGTGTAAATATAGCAAGTGAAGAGTATCTCCTCGGCGCCCAGGAACTCTGCCGGAAATACGGCACGTTAATGATCTGCGATGAAGTTCAATCGGGAATGGGACGGACGGGACGTTTCCTCGCCAGCCAGTGGATAGAAGGCTTTCGCCCCGACATGATCTGCTTGTCGAAAGCGCTTTCGGGGGGCTATATCCCCGTCGGCGCAACCATAACACGGCGTGCGGTTTATGACAGCGTTTACGACAGTATGCACCGGGCGATTGTTCATGCTTCCACCTTTGGTATGGGCAATATGGCGATGGCAGCGGGATTGGCCTCGCTTAGTGTTCTTGACGATGAGAAATTGCCCGAGCGGGCCATTGAACTCGGTGCTCGATTCCGCAATGGTATCGAGGCAATGGTGCCGCGCTTCGAATTTCTGAAAGGGGTTCGTCAACGTGGCCTTATGATCGCGATAGAATTTGGTCAGCCTGAATCGATGTCGCTGAGAGCAGCTTGGGCAATGGTCAACAAGATGGATGAGAATCTTTTCGCGCAGGCTATTGTTCTCCCACTTCTGGACGATCATCATATCCTCACGCAGGTAGCCGGCCACGCGATGCCGATCGTAAAAATTCTTCCCCCCCTGAATATCAGCGAATCCGATGTGGATTGGTTCCTGGAAGCGCTTGAGGATGTGATGATAAAACTTCACAAGTTTCCGGGGCCAGCTTGGGAGGTACTAAAGAAGCTGGGTAACCACGCACTTACGTCGAAGCGCCGCGAGGGCCGGGTCACAACCGCCTCCTAA
- the rpsL gene encoding 30S ribosomal protein S12 — translation MPTISQLVRKPRAAKRVKSKVPALGNSPQKRGVCTRVYTTTPKKPNSALRKVARVRLTNGFEVSSYIGGEGHNLQEHSVVLIRGGRVKDLPGVRYHTVRGSLDTAGVKDRKQARSKYGAKRPK, via the coding sequence ATGCCGACAATCAGTCAGTTAGTCCGTAAGCCGCGCGCGGCAAAACGAGTAAAGAGCAAGGTTCCGGCGCTGGGAAACAGTCCGCAGAAGCGGGGTGTTTGCACCCGTGTTTATACGACCACGCCGAAGAAACCGAATTCGGCTTTGCGCAAAGTCGCGCGGGTGCGCCTGACGAACGGTTTCGAGGTATCCAGTTATATCGGCGGGGAAGGGCATAATCTGCAGGAGCACTCTGTGGTGCTCATCCGCGGTGGTCGGGTAAAAGACTTGCCGGGTGTCCGCTACCATACGGTTCGCGGCAGCCTGGATACTGCGGGGGTAAAAGATCGAAAGCAGGCCCGTTCCAAGTACGGTGCAAAAAGGCCCAAATAG
- the rpoB gene encoding DNA-directed RNA polymerase subunit beta, which produces MSYSFTEKKRIRKSFAKRASVLPIPFLLATQIESYAAFLQAQVEPDRRANEGLQAAFTSIFPIESHSKNARLDFVNYVLGSPPFDVKECQQRGLTYASPLRAKVRLTIMDKEASKPTIREVKEQEVYMGEIPLMTNTGSFVINGTERVIVSQLHRSPGVFFEHDRGKTHSSGKLLFSARIIPYRGSWLDFEFDPKDYLYFRVDRRRKMPITVLLKAIGYTPEQILKQFFSFDTFHLTNSGILFELIPERLRGDIARFDIVNKSGKVIVQKDKRITVKHVREMQQAGIDKLEVPEDFLLGRVLGHNVVDKETGEVLALANDEITEVVLAKLREANIEQIQTIYTNDLDQGAYISQTLRIDETADQMAAQIAIYRMMRPGEPPTEEAVKALFNGLFYAPERYDLSVVGRMKFNRRVGKSELGGETTLSNDDIIAVIRILVELRNGRGEIDDIDHLGNRRVRSVGELAENQFRSGLVRVERAVKERLSQAESENLMPHDLINAKPVSAAVREFFGSSQLSQFMDQTNPLSEITHKRRVSALGPGGLTRERAGFEVRDVHPTHYGRVCPIETPEGPNIGLINSLALYARTNEYGFMETPYSKVKNGQVTDEIDYLSAIEEGQYVIAQANAALDGSGKFTNEIVSCRHKNEFTLATPDRIEYMDVAPAQIVSVAASLIPFLEHDDANRALMGSNMQRQAVPCLRAEKPLVGTGIERVVAVDSGTAVQAVRGGVVDYVDSSRIVVRVHDAETRAGEVGVDIYNLTKYTRSNQNTNINQRPLLEVGDVIARGDVVADGASTDKGELALGQNMLVAFMPWNGYNFEDSILISERIVAEDRFTSIHIEELSVVSRDTKLGTEEITGDISNLSEVQLARLDASGIVHIGAEVEAGDVLVGKVTPKGETQLTPEEKLLRAIFGEKASDVKDTSLRVPSGISGTVIDVQVFTREGIERDKRAQQIIDDELKRYKKDLTDQMRIVESDAFERIERLLKGKVATGGPKKLAKGVEITKEYLDSIDPHHWFDIRLSDEETSVQLEQIEEGLSQKRKAFDDAYEEKKKKLTQGDELPPGVQKMVKVYVAVKRRLQPGDKMAGRHGNKGVISKIVPVEDMPYMADGTPVDVVLNPLGVPSRMNVGQILETHLGWAAKGLGKKIGELLRAGQQLVEIRQLLENIYNTSGKHEDIASLSDKEVLDLAANLKDGVPFATPVFDGATEHEIKDMLELAGLPRSGQVTLYDGRTGEAFDRAVTVGYMHVLKLHHLVDDKMHARSTGPYSLVTQQPLGGKAQFGGQRFGEMEVWALEAYGAAYTLQEMLTVKSDDVNGRTKVYESIVKGDHKIDAGMPESFNVLVKEIRSLAMDIDLDRH; this is translated from the coding sequence ATGAGCTATTCGTTTACCGAGAAAAAACGTATTCGTAAAAGTTTCGCAAAGCGCGCCAGCGTGCTGCCGATTCCATTTCTTCTCGCTACTCAGATTGAATCTTACGCTGCCTTCCTTCAGGCTCAAGTTGAGCCTGATCGACGTGCCAACGAGGGTTTGCAAGCGGCGTTTACGTCGATTTTTCCAATCGAGAGCCATTCCAAAAACGCTCGCCTCGACTTTGTTAATTATGTGCTGGGTTCCCCCCCCTTCGATGTGAAGGAATGCCAGCAGCGCGGGCTGACTTATGCCTCTCCGTTGCGCGCAAAGGTGCGGCTGACCATCATGGACAAAGAAGCATCCAAACCGACGATAAGAGAGGTGAAGGAGCAGGAAGTGTACATGGGAGAGATTCCCCTGATGACCAACACCGGCTCGTTCGTCATTAACGGCACCGAACGTGTGATCGTGTCCCAGTTGCATCGCTCGCCCGGGGTGTTTTTCGAGCATGATCGAGGCAAAACACATTCCTCCGGAAAGCTGCTTTTTTCCGCTCGTATCATTCCTTATCGTGGTTCCTGGCTCGACTTCGAGTTCGACCCGAAGGATTACCTTTATTTTCGCGTTGACCGCCGCAGGAAGATGCCAATCACGGTATTGCTAAAAGCAATCGGGTACACGCCGGAACAGATTCTAAAGCAATTCTTTTCGTTTGATACGTTTCACCTGACCAACAGCGGCATCTTGTTCGAACTGATACCGGAACGTTTGCGCGGTGACATCGCCCGCTTCGATATTGTCAATAAAAGTGGCAAGGTTATTGTTCAGAAAGATAAACGGATCACCGTCAAGCATGTTCGGGAAATGCAACAGGCGGGAATAGATAAACTCGAGGTGCCGGAAGACTTTCTGTTGGGACGGGTATTGGGCCACAACGTCGTTGATAAGGAAACCGGAGAAGTGCTGGCGCTGGCGAACGATGAGATTACAGAAGTGGTGCTCGCCAAATTGCGCGAAGCCAATATCGAACAGATCCAGACGATATATACCAACGATCTTGATCAGGGCGCATATATATCCCAAACGCTGCGAATAGACGAAACAGCCGACCAGATGGCCGCGCAAATTGCGATCTATCGCATGATGCGGCCCGGCGAACCCCCAACCGAAGAGGCAGTCAAAGCATTGTTCAACGGGTTGTTCTACGCGCCCGAACGCTATGATCTTTCAGTAGTAGGACGAATGAAATTCAATCGCCGCGTGGGTAAGAGCGAATTGGGCGGCGAAACGACTCTTTCGAACGACGATATCATCGCGGTAATAAGGATTCTCGTCGAGTTGCGCAATGGCCGTGGCGAGATTGACGATATTGATCACCTGGGCAACCGCCGCGTTCGTTCGGTTGGTGAATTGGCGGAAAACCAGTTTCGTTCGGGCCTGGTACGGGTTGAGAGAGCTGTGAAGGAACGGCTCAGCCAGGCTGAGTCCGAGAATCTGATGCCCCATGACTTGATCAATGCGAAACCGGTATCGGCTGCGGTGCGGGAATTTTTTGGTTCGAGCCAATTGTCCCAATTCATGGATCAAACCAACCCACTGTCGGAGATTACGCACAAGCGCCGCGTATCTGCGCTCGGCCCCGGCGGGTTGACCCGTGAACGCGCAGGGTTCGAGGTGCGTGATGTGCATCCGACGCACTATGGTCGGGTCTGTCCGATCGAAACGCCGGAAGGCCCCAATATCGGCTTGATCAATTCGTTGGCCCTGTACGCTCGTACCAATGAATACGGTTTTATGGAAACGCCGTACAGTAAGGTAAAAAACGGCCAGGTAACCGATGAAATTGATTATCTGTCGGCTATCGAGGAAGGGCAGTATGTCATTGCCCAGGCGAATGCGGCGCTGGATGGCAGCGGCAAGTTTACTAACGAGATCGTGTCGTGTCGGCATAAAAACGAGTTTACGCTCGCGACCCCCGATCGCATCGAGTATATGGATGTGGCTCCCGCACAAATTGTGTCGGTAGCTGCGTCGCTGATTCCCTTCCTGGAGCACGATGACGCCAATCGCGCACTGATGGGTTCTAACATGCAACGTCAGGCGGTGCCATGTCTTCGCGCGGAGAAGCCTTTGGTTGGTACAGGCATCGAACGCGTTGTGGCCGTTGACTCGGGTACCGCTGTGCAGGCTGTTCGAGGCGGTGTCGTCGATTACGTGGATTCAAGCCGCATCGTTGTCCGCGTGCACGATGCGGAAACGCGTGCCGGTGAAGTGGGTGTGGATATTTACAATCTGACGAAATATACGCGTTCCAACCAGAACACCAATATCAATCAGCGTCCTCTGCTAGAGGTGGGCGATGTTATCGCGCGTGGAGATGTAGTGGCGGATGGGGCATCCACTGACAAGGGCGAGCTGGCGCTGGGGCAAAACATGCTTGTGGCATTCATGCCCTGGAACGGATACAACTTCGAAGATTCAATCCTTATTTCCGAGCGTATTGTTGCGGAAGACCGTTTCACCTCTATCCACATTGAAGAGCTATCGGTAGTAAGTCGCGATACTAAACTGGGAACAGAAGAAATAACCGGCGATATCTCCAATCTGTCGGAAGTGCAGCTGGCGCGGCTTGATGCCTCCGGCATCGTTCACATTGGCGCCGAGGTGGAAGCGGGGGATGTGCTGGTCGGAAAAGTCACCCCTAAAGGGGAGACTCAGTTAACGCCTGAAGAAAAGCTTTTGCGGGCCATTTTCGGCGAGAAGGCCTCCGACGTGAAGGATACCTCGCTACGCGTACCGTCCGGTATCTCGGGAACTGTGATTGACGTGCAGGTCTTTACGCGAGAAGGTATCGAGCGCGACAAGCGCGCCCAGCAGATCATTGACGATGAGCTGAAGCGCTACAAAAAAGACCTGACTGATCAAATGCGGATCGTAGAGTCCGATGCGTTTGAGCGTATCGAGCGCTTGCTCAAGGGTAAAGTGGCGACGGGCGGACCCAAGAAGCTTGCCAAAGGCGTCGAAATCACGAAGGAATACCTGGATAGTATTGATCCGCACCACTGGTTCGATATCCGCCTTTCCGACGAGGAAACGAGCGTGCAACTCGAGCAAATCGAGGAAGGTTTGTCGCAGAAGCGCAAGGCATTCGACGACGCTTACGAGGAAAAGAAAAAGAAACTGACCCAGGGCGATGAGCTGCCCCCCGGGGTTCAGAAAATGGTCAAGGTTTATGTGGCGGTGAAACGGCGCCTTCAGCCCGGAGATAAAATGGCGGGGCGGCATGGCAATAAGGGGGTGATCTCCAAGATTGTGCCTGTGGAGGACATGCCTTATATGGCAGATGGGACGCCGGTTGACGTCGTGTTGAATCCCTTGGGCGTGCCTTCGCGCATGAACGTGGGCCAGATTCTGGAAACCCATCTAGGGTGGGCTGCAAAGGGGTTGGGAAAAAAGATTGGCGAACTGCTTCGTGCCGGCCAGCAGTTAGTGGAAATTCGGCAGTTGCTGGAAAATATTTACAACACCAGTGGTAAACACGAGGATATTGCTTCGCTCAGCGATAAGGAAGTTCTCGATCTAGCCGCAAATCTAAAGGACGGCGTGCCTTTCGCAACTCCCGTGTTCGATGGAGCCACCGAGCACGAGATCAAGGATATGCTGGAGCTTGCAGGTCTTCCTCGTTCCGGCCAGGTGACGCTTTATGACGGACGAACTGGCGAGGCGTTCGACCGTGCTGTGACAGTCGGCTACATGCATGTGCTGAAGTTGCATCATCTCGTGGACGATAAGATGCACGCCCGGTCAACCGGTCCCTATAGCCTGGTAACCCAGCAGCCTCTCGGAGGCAAGGCGCAGTTCGGCGGCCAGCGCTTCGGCGAAATGGAAGTTTGGGCCCTCGAGGCTTACGGCGCAGCCTATACGTTGCAGGAAATGTTGACAGTCAAGTCCGATGACGTGAACGGGCGCACGAAAGTGTACGAAAGCATTGTCAAGGGTGATCACAAGATCGATGCCGGCATGCCGGAATCATTCAATGTGCTGGTGAAGGAAATCCGCTCGCTGGCGATGGATATTGACCTGGACCGGCATTAG
- the rpsG gene encoding 30S ribosomal protein S7: protein MPRRREVPKREILPDPKYHNTEVAKFVNVLMTRGKKSVAERIIYGAMTQIQKKTGKDPVDVFTQALSNVRPMVEVKSRRVGGANYQVPVEVRSIRRNALAMRWLRDAARKRSEKSMGARLAGELAEAAEGRGGAVKKREEVHRMAEANKAFAHYRF, encoded by the coding sequence ATGCCAAGACGGAGAGAAGTCCCAAAACGCGAAATTTTGCCCGACCCGAAGTACCATAACACCGAGGTGGCGAAATTCGTCAATGTACTGATGACACGTGGCAAAAAGTCGGTAGCCGAACGGATCATCTATGGTGCCATGACGCAGATTCAGAAGAAGACGGGTAAGGATCCGGTAGACGTGTTTACACAAGCGCTGTCCAATGTTCGGCCCATGGTGGAAGTAAAAAGCCGACGCGTGGGCGGAGCCAACTATCAGGTTCCGGTAGAGGTGCGATCTATTCGTCGGAATGCGCTCGCGATGCGCTGGCTTCGGGATGCCGCACGCAAAAGATCCGAGAAATCGATGGGGGCGCGTCTTGCAGGCGAACTGGCGGAGGCGGCAGAAGGCCGCGGCGGTGCGGTCAAAAAGCGCGAGGAAGTGCATCGTATGGCGGAAGCCAATAAGGCGTTTGCACATTACCGGTTCTGA
- the rpoC gene encoding DNA-directed RNA polymerase subunit beta', which translates to MKALLDLFKQVTQKEEFDSIKIGLASPEKIRSWSYGEVKKPETINYRTFKPERDGLFCAKIFGPVKDYECLCGKYKRLKHRGVICEKCGVEVTLSKVRRERMGHIELASPVAHIWFLKSLPSRLGMVLDMTLRDIERVLYFEAYVVTDPGMTPLLRCQLLTDDDYRAKTEEYGDDFRASMGAEGIRDLLSNLNIRVEIDNLRREMGTTGSETKMKKIAKRLKVLEAFNKSGIKPEWMVLAVLPVLPPELRPLVPLDGGRFATSDLNDLYRRVINRNNRLKRLLELKAPEIIVRNEKRMLQEAVDSLLDNGRRGKAMTGANKRPLKSLADMIKGKGGRFRQNLLGKRVDYSGRSVIVVGPQLKLHQCGLPKKMALELFKPFIFNKLEIMGIASTIKAAKREVENETPVVWDILEDVIREHPVMLNRAPTLHRLGIQAFEPVLIEGKAIQLHPLVCAAFNADFDGDQMAVHVPLSLEAQMECRTLMMSTNNVLSPANGEPIIVPSQDIVLGLYYTTREKINARGEGLMFANISEVSRAYESRVIELNAKITVRIKEYDVDAEGERSEKITRYETTVGRALLSEILPAGLPFPLINKVLKKKEISRLINASFRRCGLRETVIFADKLMYAGFTYATRAGISICLDDMLTPVQKNEIIGASEKEVQEIEMQYTSGLVTQGERYNKVVDIWGRAGDQVAKAMMDQLGVEPILDPVTGEVAKDKKGKALTQESFNSIYMMADSGARGSAAQIRQLAGMRGLMAKPDGSIIETPITANFREGLNVLQYFISTHGARKGLADTALKTANSGYLTRRLVDVTQDLVVTQDDCGTSNGVLMKALVEGGEVIEALRERILGRVVASDIVNPEHQEVIYEAGVLLDEYAVDSIEALGIDEVKVRTPLTCETRYGLCAKCYGRDLGRGTPVNVGEAVGVIAAQSIGEPGTQLTMRTFHIGGAASRTAVASQVESKSNGIVHYSPTMRYVTNARNELVAISRSGEVVIHDDNGRERERHKAPYGATLLIRDGEVVKAGQILAAWDPHTRPIITEYAGRIRFENVEEGVTVAKQIDEVTGLSTLVVIDPKRRGVAQTKGLRPLVKLLDDEGKEVRLAGSNLSVNITFQIGSIITVRDGQQVSVGEVLARIPQESSKTRDITGGLPRVAELFEARSPKDAGVLAEVTGIVSFGKDTKGKQRLVITDLDGVSHEYLIPKDKHVTAHDGQVVNKGESIVDGPADPHDILRLLGVEALARYITDEVQDVYRLQGVKINDKHIEVIVRQMLRRVQIVDPGDTRFIPGEQVERADLLAENELVLAEEKTPATYEFMLLGITKASLSTDSFISAASFQETTRVLTEAAIMGKKDDLRGLKENVIVGRLIPAGTGLAFHTTRKKQRLLLNAGETPVVGQEDAGETRNSGYAI; encoded by the coding sequence ATGAAAGCACTGCTTGATTTATTCAAACAGGTTACACAGAAAGAAGAGTTCGATTCGATCAAGATCGGTCTGGCCTCTCCTGAAAAAATACGTTCCTGGTCTTATGGCGAAGTGAAGAAGCCGGAAACGATCAATTACCGTACCTTCAAACCTGAACGGGACGGCTTGTTCTGCGCAAAAATCTTCGGCCCGGTTAAGGATTATGAATGCCTGTGCGGAAAATATAAACGGCTGAAGCATCGTGGCGTGATTTGTGAAAAATGCGGCGTTGAAGTCACGCTGTCGAAGGTTCGGCGCGAGCGCATGGGGCACATTGAGCTCGCCTCACCGGTCGCCCACATCTGGTTTTTGAAATCGTTGCCGTCACGCCTGGGCATGGTGCTGGATATGACCTTGCGTGATATTGAACGTGTCCTTTATTTTGAAGCTTACGTCGTAACGGATCCCGGCATGACGCCGCTCCTTCGATGCCAGTTGCTGACGGATGATGACTATCGCGCTAAAACGGAAGAATACGGCGATGATTTCCGTGCCAGCATGGGAGCCGAAGGTATCCGCGACTTGTTGAGCAACCTGAACATCCGGGTCGAAATCGACAATCTACGGCGTGAGATGGGCACCACGGGTTCCGAAACAAAAATGAAAAAGATCGCCAAGCGCCTTAAGGTGCTGGAGGCGTTTAATAAGTCGGGGATCAAGCCGGAGTGGATGGTATTGGCCGTACTACCGGTACTTCCACCCGAGTTGCGACCCCTGGTTCCGCTCGATGGCGGACGCTTCGCCACTTCTGATTTGAATGATTTATATCGCCGCGTCATCAACCGGAACAACCGGCTGAAGCGGTTGCTTGAGCTGAAAGCCCCTGAAATCATCGTGCGCAACGAGAAGCGCATGCTGCAGGAAGCAGTGGATTCCTTGCTGGACAATGGCCGTCGTGGAAAAGCCATGACGGGTGCAAACAAACGGCCCCTCAAGTCGCTTGCCGACATGATCAAAGGCAAAGGCGGGCGGTTTCGCCAAAATCTATTGGGGAAACGGGTCGACTATTCCGGACGGTCGGTGATTGTGGTGGGCCCGCAGCTTAAACTGCATCAGTGCGGCTTGCCAAAGAAAATGGCGCTGGAGTTATTCAAGCCGTTTATTTTCAACAAACTCGAAATAATGGGTATCGCCAGCACCATCAAGGCAGCCAAGCGCGAAGTCGAAAATGAAACCCCCGTGGTTTGGGACATCCTTGAGGATGTCATTCGCGAACATCCGGTGATGCTGAACCGGGCTCCGACACTGCACCGGCTGGGCATTCAGGCATTTGAACCGGTTCTGATCGAAGGCAAGGCGATTCAGCTGCATCCGCTGGTATGCGCGGCATTCAATGCCGACTTCGACGGTGATCAGATGGCAGTGCATGTGCCGTTGTCGCTCGAGGCGCAAATGGAGTGCCGGACGCTCATGATGTCCACCAATAATGTGTTGTCGCCCGCGAACGGAGAGCCGATTATTGTTCCTTCGCAGGACATTGTTCTGGGGCTTTATTACACAACGCGCGAAAAGATCAACGCTCGCGGCGAGGGGCTGATGTTTGCCAACATTAGCGAGGTTTCCCGGGCTTATGAAAGCCGCGTAATCGAGCTGAATGCGAAAATTACGGTAAGAATCAAGGAATATGACGTGGACGCCGAGGGCGAACGCAGTGAAAAAATCACGCGATACGAAACGACGGTAGGGCGCGCGCTGCTATCCGAGATTCTTCCCGCCGGATTACCTTTTCCGCTAATAAATAAGGTGCTTAAGAAAAAGGAAATTTCCAGACTCATTAATGCCAGTTTCCGACGTTGCGGATTACGCGAGACCGTGATTTTTGCTGACAAGCTGATGTACGCCGGCTTCACCTATGCGACTCGTGCAGGCATTTCCATCTGCCTGGACGATATGCTCACGCCGGTACAGAAGAACGAGATTATTGGAGCATCTGAGAAGGAAGTGCAGGAAATCGAGATGCAATACACTTCCGGCCTGGTTACTCAAGGTGAGCGTTACAACAAAGTTGTGGATATCTGGGGCCGCGCGGGCGACCAGGTAGCGAAGGCCATGATGGATCAACTGGGCGTCGAGCCGATACTTGACCCCGTAACTGGAGAAGTTGCGAAGGACAAGAAAGGCAAAGCATTGACACAGGAATCGTTTAACTCGATTTACATGATGGCAGACTCGGGCGCCCGCGGCTCGGCCGCACAAATTCGTCAATTGGCCGGGATGCGCGGTCTCATGGCAAAACCCGACGGGTCTATCATCGAAACCCCCATCACGGCAAATTTCCGCGAGGGCCTGAACGTGCTGCAGTACTTTATCTCCACTCACGGAGCGCGGAAAGGGCTGGCCGATACGGCACTGAAAACTGCCAACTCAGGCTACCTGACGCGTCGTCTGGTCGATGTGACCCAAGATCTGGTGGTGACACAGGACGATTGCGGTACGAGTAATGGCGTCCTGATGAAGGCCCTGGTTGAAGGCGGAGAGGTGATTGAGGCGCTGCGCGAACGCATACTTGGACGCGTAGTGGCGAGCGATATCGTTAATCCGGAGCACCAGGAAGTTATCTATGAAGCTGGAGTTCTACTCGATGAATATGCCGTCGATTCCATTGAAGCGCTAGGAATAGACGAAGTGAAGGTGCGTACGCCGCTTACCTGCGAAACGCGTTATGGTCTGTGCGCCAAGTGTTACGGGCGTGACCTGGGACGCGGTACGCCGGTAAACGTGGGCGAAGCCGTGGGGGTGATAGCGGCTCAGTCCATCGGTGAACCGGGAACCCAGTTGACCATGCGTACGTTCCATATTGGTGGCGCGGCCTCCAGAACGGCGGTAGCAAGCCAGGTCGAGAGCAAGTCCAATGGTATCGTGCATTATTCTCCTACCATGCGCTATGTCACCAATGCCCGTAACGAATTGGTCGCCATTTCCCGCAGCGGTGAGGTCGTAATACATGACGACAACGGCCGCGAACGCGAACGTCATAAGGCGCCTTATGGCGCCACGTTACTGATACGTGACGGTGAGGTTGTCAAGGCAGGGCAGATACTGGCTGCCTGGGATCCGCATACTCGCCCCATCATTACGGAATATGCCGGCAGGATCCGCTTTGAGAACGTGGAAGAAGGCGTGACCGTAGCGAAGCAAATTGATGAGGTTACCGGTTTGTCCACGCTTGTCGTGATCGATCCAAAAAGGCGTGGCGTGGCGCAAACGAAGGGCCTGCGTCCTTTGGTAAAACTGCTGGATGACGAGGGTAAGGAAGTGCGGCTCGCAGGAAGCAACCTGTCCGTCAATATTACGTTCCAAATTGGTTCGATTATTACGGTTCGGGACGGGCAGCAGGTGAGCGTCGGGGAAGTACTGGCGCGTATTCCTCAGGAGAGTTCGAAAACACGTGACATCACGGGTGGCTTACCTCGTGTTGCGGAATTGTTTGAAGCCCGTTCTCCGAAGGACGCGGGTGTGCTGGCCGAGGTTACCGGGATCGTGTCGTTCGGCAAGGATACCAAAGGTAAGCAACGGCTCGTGATCACCGATCTGGATGGTGTTTCGCATGAGTATCTTATTCCCAAGGACAAGCACGTCACGGCACATGACGGTCAGGTTGTTAATAAGGGTGAGAGCATCGTCGATGGGCCGGCCGATCCGCACGATATTCTGCGTTTATTGGGAGTGGAAGCGCTTGCACGCTACATAACTGACGAGGTTCAGGATGTATACCGCCTGCAAGGTGTCAAGATTAACGACAAGCACATTGAGGTAATCGTGCGGCAGATGTTGCGCCGCGTCCAAATCGTGGATCCGGGCGATACCCGGTTCATTCCTGGTGAGCAGGTTGAACGCGCTGACTTGTTAGCCGAAAACGAACTGGTCCTGGCGGAGGAGAAGACGCCTGCTACGTACGAGTTTATGCTGCTGGGTATTACCAAAGCATCGCTGTCGACGGACTCTTTCATTTCGGCAGCCTCGTTCCAGGAAACCACGCGTGTACTGACCGAAGCGGCGATAATGGGCAAGAAGGACGACCTGCGCGGCCTCAAGGAAAATGTTATTGTCGGGCGGCTTATTCCCGCAGGGACTGGCTTGGCTTTCCACACTACCCGAAAAAAACAGAGATTGCTATTAAACGCCGGCGAGACGCCCGTCGTCGGCCAGGAAGATGCGGGGGAAACGCGAAACAGTGGATATGCGATCTGA